In Thermosynechococcus sichuanensis E542, a single genomic region encodes these proteins:
- a CDS encoding riboflavin synthase: protein MFTGIIQAIGVLQQRSESQLAISATGAPFLKDVAIGDSIAVDGVCLTVETFDASGFTVRVSPETLQRTTLAAKAAAGAMVNLEPALRVGDKVGGHFVTGHVDGVGTVLAIAPTGTSWEFTFSAPEAVAMYIIPKGSIAINGISLTVAHCNEKGDEFRIAVIPHTYAETTLQFLKVGEGVNLEADLLGKYTRKFLQPQDASTAVEIDLAFLQTHGYA from the coding sequence ATGTTTACGGGTATTATTCAGGCGATCGGTGTGCTCCAGCAACGCTCCGAGTCCCAGTTGGCGATTAGCGCTACCGGTGCCCCTTTTCTTAAGGACGTGGCCATTGGCGATAGTATTGCCGTGGATGGCGTCTGCCTCACAGTGGAAACCTTTGATGCCAGTGGTTTTACGGTCAGGGTCTCTCCGGAAACACTGCAACGCACGACATTGGCGGCCAAAGCGGCAGCAGGAGCAATGGTGAACCTCGAACCTGCCCTACGTGTGGGAGATAAAGTGGGCGGGCATTTTGTGACCGGTCATGTGGATGGTGTTGGCACCGTACTGGCGATCGCCCCCACCGGCACTAGCTGGGAATTCACCTTCTCTGCCCCTGAAGCAGTGGCAATGTACATTATCCCCAAGGGCAGTATTGCCATCAATGGGATTAGCCTCACCGTTGCCCATTGCAATGAAAAAGGGGATGAATTCCGCATTGCCGTCATCCCCCATACCTACGCAGAAACCACACTGCAATTTCTTAAGGTTGGTGAGGGTGTGAATCTAGAGGCGGATCTGTTGGGCAAATATACCCGCAAGTTTCTCCAGCCCCAAGACGCCTCAACCGCAGTGGAAATTGACCTCGCGTTTCTCCAAACCCATGGCTACGCCTAG
- the tsf gene encoding translation elongation factor Ts produces the protein MAEISAKLVKELRDKTGAGMMDCKKALQESNGDMEAAIAWLRQKGLASAGKKAGRVTSEGLVDSYIHTGGRIGVLVEVNCETDFVARNEKFKALVQDIAKQIAACPNVEFVSVDDIPPEYKEKERQIALGSDALKGKPPEVKEKIVAGKLEKTLKELCLLNQPFIRDQSKTVEELVKEHIAELGENIQIRRFQRFVLGEGIEKKETNLAEEVAAQTQAMSAVAKAAEAPAAVAETATPEVSAPEPAAETRTEEPTPEPVAVSEQTAEPVAEPAAESPEPVAEPAAESKGFGAAAKKSSGKSRSSKKKK, from the coding sequence ATGGCAGAGATTTCAGCCAAACTAGTCAAAGAACTGCGGGACAAAACCGGTGCCGGCATGATGGACTGCAAGAAAGCCTTGCAGGAGTCCAACGGCGATATGGAAGCCGCCATTGCGTGGTTGCGGCAAAAAGGTCTCGCCTCTGCGGGCAAAAAGGCCGGGCGCGTCACCAGCGAAGGTCTGGTGGATAGCTACATTCACACCGGCGGGCGCATTGGTGTGCTGGTGGAGGTGAACTGCGAGACCGACTTTGTGGCTCGCAACGAGAAATTCAAAGCCCTTGTCCAAGACATTGCTAAGCAAATTGCTGCTTGCCCCAATGTGGAATTTGTCTCAGTGGATGATATTCCCCCTGAGTACAAGGAAAAAGAACGCCAAATTGCCCTTGGCTCCGATGCACTGAAGGGGAAGCCGCCCGAAGTCAAAGAGAAAATCGTTGCTGGCAAACTGGAGAAAACCCTCAAAGAGCTGTGCTTGCTTAACCAGCCTTTTATCCGTGATCAGTCTAAGACCGTTGAAGAGTTGGTCAAAGAGCACATTGCCGAACTGGGGGAAAATATCCAGATTCGCCGCTTCCAACGCTTTGTCCTCGGTGAGGGGATTGAGAAGAAAGAAACCAATCTTGCTGAAGAAGTGGCTGCCCAAACCCAAGCCATGAGTGCTGTCGCCAAAGCTGCCGAGGCACCAGCGGCGGTGGCTGAAACCGCAACCCCTGAAGTGAGTGCCCCTGAGCCAGCAGCGGAAACAAGGACTGAAGAGCCAACTCCAGAACCTGTCGCAGTTTCTGAGCAGACAGCGGAACCCGTCGCTGAGCCTGCTGCCGAAAGTCCTGAACCTGTAGCTGAACCTGCGGCTGAAAGCAAGGGATTTGGTGCCGCTGCTAAAAAATCCAGTGGCAAGTCCCGCAGCAGCAAGAAGAAAAAATAA
- the rpsB gene encoding 30S ribosomal protein S2, producing the protein MAVLSLAQMLEAGVHFGHQARRWNPRMAPYIFTVRNGVHIIDLVQTAQLVDEAYNYIRNAAEKGKRFLFIGTKRQAAGIVEQEALRCGSYYVNQRWLGGMLTNWNTIKTRVDRLKELESMEENGLIDLRPKQEASALRRELARLQKYLGGIKQMRRLPDVAIIVDVKREYNAVAECHKLGIPIVALLDTNCDPNQVDIPIPANDDAIRSIKLIVGKLADAIYEGRHGQLDEPEADLADEDDDGMTASDDGDAEALDIPDDSDA; encoded by the coding sequence ATGGCAGTTCTTAGCCTTGCCCAAATGCTAGAGGCAGGGGTTCACTTTGGTCACCAAGCCCGCCGCTGGAACCCCCGCATGGCACCCTACATCTTCACGGTTCGCAATGGGGTGCACATCATTGACCTCGTGCAAACCGCCCAACTGGTGGATGAAGCCTACAACTACATCCGCAACGCTGCTGAAAAAGGCAAACGCTTTTTATTTATTGGTACCAAGCGTCAAGCCGCCGGCATCGTCGAGCAGGAAGCACTGCGCTGCGGCAGTTACTACGTCAATCAGCGCTGGTTGGGGGGGATGCTCACCAACTGGAATACCATCAAAACCCGTGTCGATCGCCTCAAAGAATTAGAAAGCATGGAGGAAAATGGCCTCATTGATCTGCGCCCCAAACAGGAGGCCTCAGCCCTGCGGCGAGAACTGGCACGGTTGCAAAAATACCTTGGTGGCATTAAACAGATGCGGCGGCTGCCCGATGTCGCAATTATTGTTGATGTCAAGCGGGAATACAATGCCGTTGCCGAGTGTCACAAATTGGGAATTCCCATTGTGGCGCTGCTAGATACCAACTGCGATCCCAACCAAGTGGATATTCCCATCCCTGCTAACGATGATGCCATCCGTTCGATTAAGCTGATTGTGGGTAAACTAGCCGATGCCATTTACGAAGGCCGCCATGGTCAGTTGGACGAACCCGAAGCGGATCTCGCTGATGAGGACGACGATGGGATGACCGCCAGCGACGATGGTGATGCTGAAGCCCTAGATATTCCAGATGACTCTGACGCTTAA
- a CDS encoding ParA family protein, whose amino-acid sequence MDISRLRSQWQQIHGDETSEAVIEQHFVRPLLSVLGFGDRDRLSSFDTGAGIADVAARFPREHQPPFCQTPVDPDLIVEIKTPARRSRNTPSQTVALNLENGSAHHSRALQQLRQLLSGCHCQETAWGLITNARHLQLFQRHGHLVYPVTPNYELTGDRLEAIVEDLKTCLRSRPRATTLCLYNHKGGVGKTTTTINLGATLAVADAAVLLVDCDPQGDLSRALELTPTSTTLAACLQNPDEPITATIRPFDLRIRTSSSIKSAHIFDVIPAAPQLQSILIQAMQTQNPPITRLRERLAPLRDRYDYILIDCPSAWLFLSKSAVYASDAVLIPTRHTDLSSLNNAAQVIHQFLFNEIHTLRREGGPLPLPIFFNGAPTTDKAMAVAQAEIERILQKLPHLTPYFWPQYQANDTSVFAIPEYAIISRAAFARVPAVFKDKRVLGFYQTLVQTYLRPLAPANDLT is encoded by the coding sequence TTGGATATTTCCCGTTTGCGATCGCAATGGCAACAAATTCACGGTGACGAAACCTCTGAAGCTGTTATTGAGCAGCACTTTGTCCGACCACTCCTGAGTGTGTTGGGCTTTGGCGATCGCGATCGTCTTTCTTCCTTTGATACCGGTGCAGGCATTGCCGATGTGGCAGCCCGGTTTCCTCGGGAGCATCAGCCTCCCTTTTGTCAAACTCCAGTTGACCCCGATTTAATTGTTGAGATTAAAACCCCTGCCCGTCGCTCCCGTAATACCCCCAGTCAAACCGTGGCCTTGAACCTTGAGAATGGGTCTGCCCACCATAGCCGCGCTCTGCAACAACTCCGCCAACTTCTCAGTGGTTGCCATTGCCAAGAAACCGCTTGGGGGCTGATCACGAATGCCCGCCACTTGCAACTTTTTCAACGCCATGGCCACTTGGTCTATCCAGTGACGCCCAACTATGAACTGACGGGCGATCGCCTTGAGGCCATTGTCGAAGACCTCAAAACCTGCTTGCGATCGCGCCCCCGTGCCACCACCCTCTGTCTCTATAACCACAAGGGAGGCGTGGGCAAAACCACCACTACGATTAACTTGGGCGCCACCCTTGCTGTGGCCGATGCCGCCGTCTTGCTTGTTGATTGCGACCCCCAAGGGGATCTCAGCCGCGCCCTTGAGCTAACCCCCACCAGTACAACCCTTGCGGCTTGCCTGCAAAACCCTGATGAGCCGATTACGGCTACGATTCGCCCCTTTGACCTGCGCATCCGCACCAGCAGCAGTATCAAGTCTGCCCATATCTTTGATGTCATTCCCGCTGCACCGCAACTGCAAAGCATCCTCATTCAGGCGATGCAAACTCAAAATCCACCCATTACCCGCCTGCGGGAACGCCTCGCCCCCTTGCGCGATCGCTACGACTACATCCTCATTGACTGCCCCAGTGCTTGGCTCTTTTTAAGTAAGAGCGCCGTGTATGCCAGTGACGCCGTTTTGATTCCCACCCGCCACACCGATCTCTCCTCCCTCAACAATGCCGCTCAGGTGATTCACCAATTTCTCTTCAATGAAATTCACACATTGCGCCGCGAAGGCGGGCCCCTTCCTTTGCCTATTTTCTTTAATGGTGCTCCCACAACCGACAAGGCGATGGCCGTTGCCCAAGCAGAAATTGAACGGATTCTCCAGAAGCTCCCCCATCTCACCCCCTACTTTTGGCCGCAGTATCAAGCCAATGACACAAGCGTATTCGCCATTCCTGAATATGCCATCATTTCCCGTGCCGCCTTTGCCCGTGTGCCTGCGGTCTTCAAAGATAAGCGCGTCTTGGGCTTCTATCAGACATTGGTGCAGACCTATCTTCGCCCCTTAGCTCCTGCCAATGACCTGACCTAA
- a CDS encoding sulfate/molybdate ABC transporter ATP-binding protein codes for MGITIENVSKSFGSFQAVKQVDLDIASGSLVALLGPSGSGKSTLLRLIAGLEMPDTGRILLTGKDATYQSVQERNIGFVFQHYALFKHMTVRQNIAFGLELRKVPRAKIKARVEELLELVQLAGLGDRYPSQLSGGQRQRVALARALAVEPKVLLLDEPFGALDAKVRKELRAWLRHLHDDVHVTTVFVTHDQEEAMEVADQIVVMNKGQVEQVGTPAEIYDHPASPFVMSFIGPVNVLRSRVFQQSEGTPPHCDIFLRPRDIIIETSPNGNTVSARIHRIIHLGWEIQVELRLDDGQELMAHLSRERFDELHLEPQQQVFIKPREAKSFPLYYSI; via the coding sequence ATGGGCATCACTATTGAAAACGTTTCTAAGTCCTTTGGCTCCTTTCAAGCAGTCAAGCAGGTGGATTTGGATATTGCCAGTGGCTCTTTGGTGGCGCTGTTGGGGCCTTCAGGATCTGGCAAATCAACCTTACTGCGACTAATTGCGGGTCTAGAAATGCCTGACACTGGCCGGATTCTGCTCACGGGCAAGGACGCCACCTATCAAAGTGTCCAAGAGCGTAATATTGGCTTCGTCTTTCAGCACTATGCCCTTTTTAAGCACATGACTGTGCGCCAAAATATCGCCTTTGGCTTAGAGCTGCGCAAGGTGCCCCGGGCTAAGATCAAAGCTCGCGTTGAGGAATTGCTCGAGTTGGTGCAGTTGGCCGGCTTGGGCGATCGCTACCCCTCTCAGCTCTCTGGAGGACAACGCCAGCGGGTGGCTCTTGCCCGTGCTCTCGCCGTAGAACCCAAGGTGCTGTTGCTAGATGAACCCTTTGGTGCCCTCGATGCCAAGGTGCGCAAAGAACTGCGAGCATGGCTGCGCCACCTCCACGATGATGTCCACGTCACAACGGTCTTCGTGACCCACGACCAAGAGGAAGCGATGGAAGTGGCAGATCAGATTGTAGTCATGAACAAGGGTCAAGTGGAGCAGGTGGGCACCCCCGCTGAAATTTACGACCATCCCGCTAGCCCTTTTGTGATGAGCTTTATTGGCCCTGTGAATGTCCTGCGCTCCCGCGTCTTTCAGCAAAGCGAAGGCACGCCCCCCCACTGCGATATTTTTCTGCGCCCGCGCGACATCATTATCGAAACCAGCCCCAATGGCAACACCGTCTCAGCTCGCATTCACCGCATTATTCACCTTGGCTGGGAAATTCAGGTGGAACTGCGCCTAGACGATGGGCAGGAATTGATGGCACACCTATCGCGGGAACGATTTGATGAGCTGCACCTTGAACCCCAACAGCAAGTTTTTATCAAGCCACGGGAAGCAAAATCCTTTCCCCTCTACTACAGCATTTAG
- a CDS encoding HAD family hydrolase — MTQILPSLLALDFDGVLCNGLREYFQTSWRVYQQVWPDQPLALSLEALERQFGQLRPVITVGWEMPLLLRAIVEGTPTQEILQDWPKVRDRLLATYHLAAADLGERVDSLRDRWIATDWQSWLTLHDFYDGVVAALQRWQAQGQPLAIVTTKEQRFVTYLLAQAGISLPPEAIYGKEQQQPKPVILQALQSTYGAPLWFVEDRLGALLEVAATPALRETELFLATWGYTTAGDRAQAEAHPRIHLLSREKFCEFPHWLSP; from the coding sequence ATGACACAAATACTACCCTCATTACTGGCCTTAGATTTTGATGGCGTCCTCTGCAATGGCCTGCGGGAATATTTTCAAACCAGTTGGCGGGTGTATCAGCAGGTGTGGCCTGATCAGCCTCTTGCCCTTTCCCTAGAGGCACTAGAAAGGCAATTTGGTCAATTGCGCCCTGTGATTACGGTGGGGTGGGAAATGCCCCTATTGTTGCGGGCAATTGTTGAAGGCACCCCTACTCAAGAAATTCTCCAAGATTGGCCAAAGGTGCGCGATCGCCTACTTGCGACCTACCATCTCGCTGCGGCCGATTTAGGAGAACGGGTGGACAGCCTGCGCGATCGCTGGATTGCAACGGACTGGCAAAGCTGGTTGACCCTCCATGACTTTTATGACGGTGTCGTGGCGGCTCTGCAACGCTGGCAAGCCCAAGGTCAACCCCTCGCCATTGTCACCACCAAAGAGCAGCGCTTTGTTACCTATTTGCTGGCGCAAGCGGGCATCTCCTTGCCCCCAGAGGCTATCTATGGCAAAGAGCAACAGCAGCCAAAACCTGTGATTCTTCAGGCACTTCAGTCAACCTATGGTGCTCCCTTGTGGTTTGTTGAGGATCGTCTTGGGGCACTGTTAGAGGTTGCGGCCACACCGGCGCTAAGGGAAACAGAACTCTTCTTGGCCACATGGGGCTACACCACCGCTGGCGATCGCGCCCAAGCCGAGGCACATCCGCGCATCCATCTCCTTAGCCGAGAAAAATTTTGCGAATTTCCCCACTGGCTTTCCCCCTAA
- a CDS encoding PspA/IM30 family protein produces the protein MGLLDRVGMVIRSNLNALVSAAEDPEKILEQTIIDMNADLVKLRQAVAQAIAAQKRLEQQYSQNLKDAQQWEQRARLALSKGDEALALEALNRKKTAEDTAAALKAQVDQMAVQVKTLKDNLTALESKISEAKTKKEMLKARARAAKASEQIHQAVSKVGTSNAMAAFERMEDKILQMEARSQAIAELSGDTLESKFQALQSSAHKQDVEFELLEMKRQMGLLSDAPSAGTLPQTASGSSQLNININVSTPEVQDAPRSSASSQSKSIEDDMAELRRLLDS, from the coding sequence ATGGGTTTACTTGATCGCGTGGGCATGGTGATTCGCTCTAACCTCAATGCCCTTGTGAGTGCTGCTGAAGATCCAGAAAAAATTCTGGAGCAAACGATTATTGATATGAATGCCGACTTGGTGAAGTTACGCCAAGCGGTTGCTCAAGCCATTGCCGCCCAAAAACGACTCGAACAGCAGTACAGCCAAAATCTCAAGGATGCCCAGCAATGGGAGCAGCGGGCGCGCCTTGCCCTCAGTAAAGGGGATGAAGCCCTCGCATTGGAGGCCTTGAACCGCAAGAAAACCGCTGAAGATACGGCTGCTGCCCTCAAAGCCCAAGTGGATCAAATGGCAGTGCAGGTGAAAACCCTCAAGGACAACTTGACCGCCCTTGAAAGCAAAATTTCTGAGGCTAAAACGAAGAAGGAAATGCTCAAGGCACGCGCCCGTGCCGCCAAGGCCTCAGAGCAGATTCATCAAGCGGTTAGCAAGGTGGGCACCTCCAATGCCATGGCCGCATTTGAGCGCATGGAAGACAAGATCCTGCAAATGGAAGCCCGCTCCCAAGCGATCGCGGAACTGAGTGGCGATACGCTTGAAAGTAAATTCCAAGCCCTTCAAAGCAGCGCCCATAAACAAGATGTGGAATTTGAACTGCTGGAAATGAAGCGGCAAATGGGCTTGTTGTCCGATGCTCCCTCTGCGGGGACGCTCCCCCAGACCGCCAGTGGCAGCAGCCAGTTGAATATCAACATCAACGTCTCGACTCCCGAAGTGCAGGATGCCCCACGCTCCAGTGCATCGTCTCAGAGTAAATCTATTGAGGACGATATGGCAGAATTGCGTCGCCTACTGGATAGTTAA
- the fabI gene encoding enoyl-ACP reductase FabI produces the protein MLLDLSGKRALVTGIANNRSIAWGIAQQLHAAGAELAVTYLPDERGKLKQKVEELTAPLAPKLLLPLDVQQPQQIEAAFAAIQSTWGGLEILIHCLAFAQKEDLSGDFSAVSLEGFNLALDISAYSLISLSRAAKPLMTNGGSIITLTYLGGVRVVPNYNVMGIAKAALEMNVRYLAAELGPQNIRVNGISAGPIRTLASSAVGGILDMIHHVEATAPLRRTVTQTEVGNTAAFLASDLASGITGQILYVDSGYCIMGM, from the coding sequence ATGCTCCTAGACCTATCGGGAAAACGCGCCCTTGTGACCGGCATTGCCAATAATCGCTCCATTGCTTGGGGGATTGCCCAACAACTCCATGCAGCGGGTGCCGAACTGGCCGTGACCTACCTTCCCGATGAGCGGGGAAAGCTGAAGCAAAAGGTTGAGGAACTCACAGCGCCCCTTGCCCCCAAATTGCTTCTCCCTTTGGATGTGCAGCAACCCCAGCAAATTGAGGCAGCCTTTGCAGCGATTCAATCCACTTGGGGTGGCCTAGAGATTTTGATTCACTGTTTGGCGTTTGCTCAAAAAGAAGATTTGAGTGGTGACTTTTCAGCCGTCTCCCTTGAAGGCTTTAATCTGGCTCTTGACATTAGTGCCTACTCCCTCATTTCCCTCAGCCGTGCCGCTAAACCATTGATGACCAACGGGGGATCCATCATTACCCTCACCTATTTAGGGGGTGTGCGGGTTGTGCCGAACTACAATGTTATGGGGATTGCTAAGGCAGCCCTAGAAATGAATGTGCGCTACTTAGCGGCAGAACTGGGGCCTCAGAATATCCGCGTCAATGGTATCTCCGCTGGTCCGATTCGTACCTTGGCCTCCTCAGCAGTGGGGGGCATTCTCGACATGATTCACCATGTGGAAGCTACGGCTCCACTGCGGCGCACAGTGACCCAAACAGAGGTGGGCAACACAGCAGCTTTTCTTGCCAGTGATCTAGCCAGTGGCATCACGGGTCAAATTCTTTATGTGGATTCGGGCTACTGCATCATGGGGATGTAG
- a CDS encoding aromatic ring-hydroxylating oxygenase subunit alpha: MNSSSTAFSLHEGSNFLRNIWYYGLPAADLKPGRCQAKVLLGEPILFCRTTSGKPFALRNLCPHRGIPLHYGRFDGEEVECPYHGWRFNAHGHCTLIPSLTSDSDVDLKHFGVFSYPVREVQGNLWIFFPAKERDSSEPSIEVPLVPGFSADTQPQAVQKFIFPGHLDQVFINFMDPSHAPFVHGAWWWRKRGKLFEKAKTFDPSPYGFTMRRHPLLRKSWAHHILGGHPEVEIIYRLPGIRIETNYSDRHTFCFLITLTPINDQETELTATYYWTFPWLAPLKPLLAPLAREFLNQDLRIVAKQSEGLKYKPPLTLIKEADYQAKWYYQIKREYEKATQEGREFINPLKTQVLRWR, from the coding sequence ATGAACTCCAGCAGCACGGCATTTTCGCTCCACGAGGGCAGTAACTTCCTACGCAACATCTGGTACTACGGCCTGCCAGCCGCTGACCTCAAGCCGGGTCGGTGTCAAGCCAAAGTACTTTTAGGGGAGCCTATTCTCTTTTGTCGTACCACCTCAGGGAAGCCCTTCGCCCTGCGCAATCTCTGTCCGCACCGGGGTATTCCCCTGCACTATGGTCGCTTTGATGGCGAAGAGGTGGAGTGCCCCTACCATGGTTGGCGCTTTAATGCCCATGGCCACTGCACCTTAATTCCCTCCCTGACCAGTGACAGTGATGTGGATCTCAAGCACTTTGGCGTCTTTAGCTATCCGGTGCGTGAGGTACAGGGGAATCTCTGGATATTTTTTCCTGCAAAGGAGCGTGACAGCAGTGAACCGAGTATAGAGGTGCCCTTGGTGCCCGGATTTAGTGCCGACACCCAACCCCAAGCGGTGCAGAAATTCATCTTTCCGGGACATCTGGATCAGGTGTTTATTAACTTTATGGATCCCTCCCATGCCCCCTTTGTCCATGGGGCGTGGTGGTGGCGCAAGCGGGGCAAACTGTTTGAGAAGGCAAAAACCTTTGATCCGTCGCCCTATGGCTTTACAATGCGCCGCCATCCCCTATTGCGCAAGTCTTGGGCACACCATATTTTGGGCGGTCATCCTGAGGTGGAAATTATCTATCGGCTGCCGGGGATTCGCATCGAAACCAACTATAGCGATCGCCACACGTTTTGTTTTCTGATTACCCTCACCCCCATCAACGATCAGGAAACTGAACTCACGGCCACTTATTACTGGACTTTTCCGTGGCTGGCTCCCCTCAAGCCGCTACTGGCTCCCCTAGCGCGGGAATTTCTCAACCAAGATTTGCGCATTGTGGCCAAGCAGAGCGAAGGCCTGAAGTACAAGCCACCCTTAACGCTCATCAAAGAAGCAGATTACCAAGCCAAGTGGTACTACCAGATTAAACGCGAGTACGAAAAAGCCACCCAAGAGGGACGGGAATTCATCAACCCCCTAAAAACCCAAGTCCTGCGCTGGCGCTAA
- a CDS encoding photosynthesis system II assembly factor Ycf48: MKGIKFLHWLLVTVALWMSLSASALAIPALDYNPWEAIQLPTTSTILDMSFIDRNHGWLVGANATLMETRDGGQTWESRTLVLDNPDYRFNSVSFQGNEGWIVGEPPIMLHTTDGGQSWSQIPLNPKLPGSPRLIKALGNGAAEMMTDVGAIYRTKDSGKNWQALVQEAIGVMRNLNRSPSGEYVAVSSRGSFYSTWEPGQTAWQPHNRTTSRRVHNMGFTPDGRLWMIVNGGKIAFSDPDNSENWGELLSPLRRNSVGFLDLAYRTPNEVWLAGGAGVLLCSQDGGQTWRQDVDVKKVPSNFYKILFFSPDQGFIIGQKGILLRYVSAAT, from the coding sequence ATGAAAGGAATCAAGTTCCTGCATTGGCTACTGGTGACCGTTGCCCTCTGGATGAGCCTGAGTGCCTCTGCCTTGGCCATCCCGGCATTGGACTACAACCCTTGGGAAGCCATCCAACTACCAACCACCTCAACCATTCTCGATATGAGCTTTATTGACCGGAATCACGGTTGGCTGGTGGGGGCCAATGCCACACTGATGGAAACCCGCGATGGTGGTCAAACTTGGGAATCGCGCACCTTGGTTTTAGATAATCCCGACTACCGCTTCAACAGCGTGAGCTTCCAAGGGAACGAGGGCTGGATTGTCGGTGAACCACCCATTATGCTCCACACGACCGATGGCGGCCAATCTTGGAGCCAAATTCCCCTCAATCCCAAGCTTCCCGGTTCACCTCGCCTGATTAAAGCCCTTGGCAATGGCGCCGCGGAAATGATGACCGATGTGGGTGCCATTTACCGTACCAAAGACAGCGGCAAAAACTGGCAAGCATTAGTCCAAGAAGCCATTGGTGTCATGCGCAACCTCAACCGGTCGCCCTCTGGTGAGTATGTGGCTGTCTCCTCGCGGGGGAGCTTTTACTCCACGTGGGAACCGGGACAAACCGCTTGGCAACCCCACAATCGCACCACCTCGCGCCGTGTCCACAATATGGGCTTTACCCCGGATGGTCGGCTTTGGATGATTGTTAATGGCGGTAAAATTGCCTTCTCTGATCCAGACAATTCTGAGAACTGGGGAGAGCTGCTCAGTCCGCTGCGTCGCAATAGTGTGGGCTTTCTTGATCTGGCCTATCGCACACCCAATGAAGTCTGGCTAGCAGGGGGTGCCGGGGTGTTGCTGTGCAGCCAAGATGGTGGCCAAACGTGGCGGCAGGATGTGGATGTGAAAAAAGTCCCCTCCAATTTTTATAAGATTCTCTTTTTTAGTCCCGATCAAGGGTTTATCATTGGCCAGAAGGGGATTTTGCTGCGCTACGTAAGTGCGGCGACCTAG
- a CDS encoding rubredoxin — MTAETPDVAPLDRFECRACGYIYEPSKGDENRSIPPGTAFADLPVNWRCPVCSAPKKQFSNIGPVGSPSGFKENLNYGLGVNRLTPGQKNILIFGGLALAVLFLLSFYNVR; from the coding sequence ATGACCGCCGAAACCCCTGATGTTGCGCCCTTAGATCGGTTTGAGTGCCGTGCCTGCGGCTACATCTATGAACCTTCCAAGGGAGACGAGAATCGCTCGATTCCGCCGGGGACAGCCTTTGCTGATCTCCCCGTCAACTGGCGGTGTCCAGTGTGCAGTGCCCCAAAAAAGCAATTTAGCAACATAGGGCCTGTGGGATCCCCCTCAGGCTTCAAGGAAAATCTCAACTACGGCTTGGGTGTGAATCGCCTCACCCCCGGCCAAAAAAATATCCTCATTTTTGGTGGTCTTGCCCTTGCCGTTCTTTTTCTACTGAGTTTCTATAATGTTCGCTAA
- the sfsA gene encoding DNA/RNA nuclease SfsA: MTPTLCWHYPPLQEGILCRRYQRFFAEIELTSGDRITAHCPNTGPMTGICQVGAPVQVSYHADPKRKLAYTWEMIFVDGTWVGVNTNLPNRVIASALAAGILPQLAGYGTQQREVAYGQERSRIDFYLTDHPQQPPAYVEVKNTTWAQGGLALFPDTVTTRGQKHLRELQWLRQTQPDTRVCMLYFINRGDCDRFAPGDSADPTYGQLLRAAYNQGVEILPYRFAIEPTGIQFLGTAKLVL, translated from the coding sequence GTGACTCCCACATTGTGTTGGCACTATCCGCCCCTACAGGAGGGGATTCTTTGTCGGCGCTACCAGCGATTTTTTGCTGAGATTGAGTTGACCTCTGGCGATCGCATCACAGCCCACTGCCCGAATACAGGACCCATGACAGGAATTTGCCAAGTGGGTGCCCCTGTGCAAGTCTCCTACCATGCTGACCCCAAGCGCAAGCTGGCCTATACGTGGGAGATGATTTTTGTTGATGGCACGTGGGTAGGGGTCAATACGAATCTCCCGAATCGGGTGATTGCTTCGGCATTGGCAGCAGGCATCCTACCGCAACTGGCGGGCTATGGCACTCAGCAGCGAGAGGTGGCCTATGGCCAAGAGCGCAGCCGCATTGACTTTTATTTGACGGATCATCCCCAACAGCCCCCTGCCTATGTTGAGGTGAAAAATACCACTTGGGCGCAAGGGGGGTTAGCCCTGTTTCCTGATACGGTGACCACGCGAGGCCAAAAGCATCTGCGGGAACTGCAATGGCTACGGCAAACCCAGCCAGACACTCGGGTGTGTATGCTCTACTTCATCAATCGCGGTGATTGCGATCGCTTTGCGCCGGGGGACAGTGCCGATCCCACCTATGGACAGCTCCTACGCGCCGCCTACAACCAAGGGGTGGAAATTTTGCCCTATCGCTTTGCCATTGAGCCAACGGGCATTCAGTTTTTGGGAACGGCCAAACTGGTGCTCTAG